The genomic region CATCGGCGGCACCAAGATCGCCGGCGCTCTGGTGGACGGCCAGGGACGGATCCTGGTCCGCGCCCAGCGGCCGACGCCCGCCCGCGAGGACGGCGACACCGTGATGCGGGCCGTGGAGCAGGTGCTCGGTGAACTCACCGGGTCGCCGCTCTGGGGACGGGCCACGGCCGTCGGGATCGGCAGCGCCGGCCCGGTGGACCGGTCGGCGGGCACGGTGAGCCCGGTGAACGTGCCCGGCTGGCGCGACTACCCGCTCGTCGGGCGCGTCAGGGCCGCGGCCGGGGACCTGCCCGTCGAGCTGATCGGTGACGGTGTGGCGATCACGGCGGCCGAACACTGGCAGGGCGCAGCCCGCGGCCACGACAACGCGCTGTGCATGGTCGTCTCCACGGGCGTCGGCGGCGGCCTGGTGCTCGGCGGCCGGCTGCACGCCGGGCCCACCGGTAACGCCGGCCACATCGGACACATCAGCGTGGATCTCGACGGCGATCTGTGCCCGTGCGGCTCGCACGGCTGCGTGGAGCGCATCGCGAGCGGCCCCAACATCGCCCGGCGCGCCCTGGAGAACGGCTGGCGGCCCGGTCCCGACGGCGACACCTCCGCCGCCGCGGTGGCCGCCGCGGCCCGGACCGGCGACCCGGTCGCCGTCGCCTCCTTCGAGCGGGCCGCCCAGGCCCTGGCCGCCGGGATCGCCGCGACGGCGACCCTCGTGGAGATCGACATCGCCGTGATCGGCGGGGGAGTGGGCAAGGCCGGCGACGTCCTGTTCGCCCCCCTGCGCAAGGCCCTGAGCGCCTACGCGACGCTGTCCTTCGTCCGGCACCTGACCGTGGCCCCGGCCCAGATGGGCACCGACGCCGGGCTGGTGGGCGCGGCGGCGGCCGCACTGGCGAGGCGGACGGACGCGGCCGCGGCGGGGGTGTGAGAACGGGCAGGAACGTTCAGGCGGGCTCTCCGGCGCCCGGCACATTCCTGAGCCCGGAACGTCCCTGAGCCCGGCATGTTGTGATGCGGAGGGAACCACTCCGCCGCGGGCGCCATCTGGTCCGGCGTGGGTGTCGGAATCCTGTTCTTCGGGCTCGCCTTCATGGGCGGATGGGCGGCGGCGATCGGCGCGCTGGTGTACGCCGCCGTCACGCTCGTGCGCGTCTGGCCGGAGCACTGGATGCGGCGCCGCGGACACCCCGTGGCACGGCTGCTGGTGCCGGCGCGCGCGTACCTGCGCTTCGACGTGGCGCTCGCCGTGACGGCCCTGCTGGCCGACCTGTGGCTGGTGTCGGCAGCCATCGTGTTCGGGGCGGACGGTGTCTTCACCGAGGACTGGATGGGCTACCCCGGCATGACCGACCCCACCGGGCAGGGGTACCAGGCCGGAGTGGTGAGTGCGCTGCGCACCACGGCGTGGTGGACCTTCGGGGTCGCGGTGTTCGGCCGGTGCTGGATCACGGCCGGCGTGCAGGTGTGCCTCCTGCCGCTCGCCGCGTGGTGGATCGGATCGTTCGACACGTACTACACCTGACGGGCGCCGGACCGGGATACCGGGCTTTCTCTCGGAAAGGGACCGAATGTCCGTGCGATGTGGCACGATCGCGCATGTGAGCAGCAGACCCGCCCCGGCGCAGCGCCTGCGCGACCTCGCACTCCTGCGCCGTGTCAAGGACCGGATCGACCGGGAGTACGCACGGCCGCTGGACGTCGAGGCGCTGGCCCGGGGTGTGCACATGTCGGCCGGCCATCTCAGCCGCGAGTTCAAGCTCGCCTACGGCGAGTCTCCGTACAGCTATCTCATGACGCGCCGCATCGAGCGCGCCATGACGCTGCTGCGCCGCGGGGACCTCAGCGTCACCGAGGTGTGTTTCGAGGTCGGCTGCTCGTCGCTGGGCACCTTCAGCACCCGCTTCACCGAGCTGGTCGGCATGCCGCCCAGCGCTTACCGGCGCCAGGCGGTCCTCGCCACCGCGGGAATTCCGTCGTGCGTGGCGAAACAGGTGACCAGACCGATCAGGAATCGAGAAGCGCCCACCCCGGGCCGAAACTAGCGTGATGGCCATGGACCTCACCATTCACGCCAGTTTCCTTCCGCACGACGACCCGGACGCCGCCCTGGCGTTCTACCGCGACACCCTCGGCTTCGAAGTGCGGGGCGACGTCGGATACCAGGGCATGCGCTGGATCACGGTCGGCCCCGTCGGCCAGCCCGGCACGAACATCGTGCTGCATCCGCCGGCCGCCGACCCCGGCATCACCGAGGACGAGCGCAAGACCATCGCCGAGATGATGGCCAAGGGCACCTACGCCAGCATCGTGCTGGCCACCCGCGACGTCGACGCCGCCTTCGAACGGGTGCAGGCGGGCGATGCCGAGGTGGTCCAGGAGCCCACGGACCAGCCGTACGGCGTTCGTGACTGCGCCTTCCGCGACCCCGCGGGCAACATGGTCCGCATCCAGCAGCTCAAGCCGTGACGGCCCGGCAGCAGCCGGCCCACGGATCCACCCGCACCACCCCCGCGCCGCACCTCCGGGCCGGCGCGGGGACACCAGATCGTCCGACCGCGGCAGCCCCGCCCGACAGATGGAGACCGATGAGCATGGCCACGAGGACGGACAGACAGTCGTCCGGGCCGCACGTCGCCGACAGCCACGATGTGATCCGTGTGCACGGCGCGCGCGAGAACAACCTCAAGGACGTCAGCATCGAGATCCCCAAGCGCCGGCTGACGGTGTTCACCGGCGTTTCCGGCTCGGGCAAGAGCTCGCTCGTGTTCGACACGATCGCCGCGGAGTCGCAGCGGCTGATCAACGAGACCTACAGCGCCTTCCTCCAGGGCTTCATGCCCAACCGGGCCCGGCCCGAGGTCGACGTGCTCGACGGGCTGACCACCGCGATCGCCGTGGACCAGCAGCGGATGGGCGGCGACCCCCGTTCCACGGTCGGCACCGCCACCGACGCCAACGCGATGCTGCGCATCCTCTTCAGCCGGCTCGGCAAGCCGCACATCGGCCCGCCCAGCGCGTACTCGTTCAACACCGCCTCGGTCCGGGCGAGCGGCGCGATCACCGTCGAGCGCGGCGCCAGGACCAAGGCCCAGAAGGCGACCTTCGAGCGCACCGGCGGCATGTGCAACCGCTGTGAGGGCCGCGGCAAGGTCTCCGACATCGACCTCACCCAGCTCTACGACGACTCCAAGTCGCTGTCCGAGGGCGCGTTCACCATCCCCGGCTGGAAGTCGGACAGCCAGTGGACCGTGCAGCTCTACGCCCAGTCGGGCTTCGTCGACCCGGACAAGCCGATCCGCGAGTACACCAAGAAGGAGATGCACGCCTTCCTCTACGGGGAACCGGTCAAGATCAAGGTCAACGGCATCAACCTCACCTACGAGGGACTGATCCCCAAGATCCAGAAGTCGTTCCTGTCCAAGGACAAGGAGGCGATGCAGCCGCACATCCGGGCGTTCGTGGAGCGGGCGGTCACCTTCACCGTCTGTCCCGAGTGCGACGGCACCCGGCTGAGCGAGGGCGCCAGATCCTCGAAGATCGACGACATCAGCATCGCCGACGCCTGCGCGATGGAGATCAGGGACCTGGCCGAGTGGGTCCGGAAGCTCTCGGAGCCCTCCGTGGCGCCGCTGCTCACCGCGTTGCAGGGGACGCTCGACTCGTTCGTGGAGATCGGCCTGGGCTATCTCTCGCTCGACCGGCCGGCGGGCACGCTGTCGGGCGGCGAGGCGCAGCGCGTGAAGATGATCCGCCACCTCGGCTCGTCGCTCACGGACGTCACCTACGTCTTCGACGAGCCGACCATCGGCCTGCACCCGCACGACATCCAGCGGATGAACGACCTGCTGCTGCGGCTGCGGGACAAGGGCAACACGGTGCTCGTGGTGGAGCACAAGCCGGAGGCGATCGCGATCGCCGACCACGTCGTCGACCTCGGCCCCGGCGCCGGCACGGACGGCGGCACGGTCTGCTTCGAGGGCACGGTCGAGGGGCTGCGGGCCGCGGACACCGTCACCGGCCGTCATCTCGACGACCGGGCCGCCGTCAAGGAGACGGTCCGCAAGGCCAGCGGCGCGCTGGAGATCCGGGGCGCGACGGCGAACAACCTCCGGAACGTCGACGTCGACATCCCGCTCGGAGTGCTCACCGTCGTCACCGGTGTCGCAGGCTCCGGCAAGAGCTCCCTCCTGCACGGGTCGGTCCCCGCCGATGCGGGGGTCGTCTCGGTGGACCAGAGCCCGATCAAGGGCTCGCGGCGCAGCAACCCCGCGACGTACACCGGGCTGCTGGACCCGATCCGCAAGGCGTTCGCCAAGGTCAACGGTGTGAAGCCGGCCCTGTTCAGCGCCAACTCCGAGGGCGCCTGCCCCACCTGCAACGGCGCCGGCGTCATCTACCTCGACCTCGGCATGATGGCCGGCGTCGACACCCCCTGCGAGGACTGCGAGGGCAAGCGGTTCCAGGCCTCGGTGCTGGAGTACCGCCTCGGCGGCCGTGACATCAGCGAGGTGCTCGCGATGTCGGTGGCCGAGGCCGAGGAGTTCTTCGGCGCCGGCGAGGCGCGCACCCCGGCCGCGCACAAGATCCTGGAGCGGCTCGCCGACGTCGGACTCGGCTACCTCACCCTCGGCCAGCCGCTCACCACGCTCTCCGGCGGCGAGCGACAGCGCCTCAAGCTGGCCACGCACATGGCGGACAAGGGCGGCGTCTACGTCCTCGACGAGCCGACCACGGGCCTCCACCTCGCGGACGTGGAGCAACTGCTCGGTCTGCTCGACCGGCTCGTCGACTCCGGCAAGTCGGTCGTCGTCATCGAGCACCACCAGGCCGTCATGGCGCACGCCGACTGGATCATCGACCTCGGCCCCGGCGCCGGCCACGACGGCGGCCGGATCGTCTTCGAGGGCACACCGGCCGACCTCGTCGCGGCCCGCTCCACCCTGACCGGGGAGCACCTGGCGGCGTACGTGGGCGCCTGACGCGGGTCCCAGGGACTGCCGTGAGGCGAGTGCGCCACGGTGTACGCGGCCGCACGGCAGTCCGCAGCAACCCATCCTTCACATAAGTCGCAAAAAGGGCGAATAGCGGCACGCTTCGAGGGCACTCCGTCTGCGAAACCCCACACAGAACGGAGCCGCTGATGATCATCAAGAAGATGCACGAGATGGGCGTCCGCAGCGAGCACGCCTACATGGCCGCCATGGCATCCGTCGGCCTCAGCGTCGTCGCCTGGATGGGCTCTCTGAAGGTGGAACCCGGCACCAACGTCGCCCGCGCCGACCGCTGGGGCATCTTCGTCGGTGAATGGGCGCCCACCTTCTTCGGTCTCGGACTCGCCCTGTCCCACTACGAACAGCAGGACGGCACGCTCACCGCCGACGTCCACGAGTTCCGCCAGGCGCAGAAGGCCGGCTGAACGGCCCACTCCGGCGAGCGCCCGGCGCCGTTCCCGCGCACCCTGGTGCCATGGCGTCCGTGAAGCCCGTCGTGGTCTACCCGCCCGCCGCGGACGGTGGCCGGCGGGTACGCGTGGACGACCAGTTCCTCGGGATCGCGTACGGGCTGCTGGATGTCGCAGAGTTCCTGCGGCGGGCAGGGATCGAGGATGCCGACGAGGCGTACGTGGCGGCGACGGGCCTGATCGAGTGGCGCGGCGGCGGCCCCGGCACCTGGGGGTAAGGGGCCCGGGTGAAGCCGACCGCTTCCCCCGAACGGCCCAGCGGCGTGACCCCGGAGCGGGTCCGGCCGTTGAGTCGGGCATGAAGAAGCGCAGCATGCTCGCCATCGCCTCCCTGGCCACCGGCTTCGTCGTCGCCGCGGTCACTCCGTCGCACGCCATCGGGGAGAAGCTCCCCGCCATCAACGTGGACGAGACCCTCAAGACGCTCGACCAGGCCGTCGGCAAGGACGGCCTGTCCGTGGCCGGGAAGGATGGCGTCCAGAAGAAGAAGGGTCCCCAGAAGAAGGGCACCCAGAAGAACAAGGGCTGACGGGCCGCTCCGGCCCCGGCCACGGCGCCGTCGCTCCTCGCTCGCGGGGGGCGCCGGCGCCGTCGTCATGCGCCCTCAACTGCGGCTGGTTTCCGTGGCAGGGTGGAGCGGGCAAGCCTCAGGGGGCCAACAGAAGAGGGGGACCTGTGACCGTCGTCTGGATCAACGGCGCGTTCGGTGCGGGGAAGACCACCACCGCACAGGAACTGATCGAACTGATCCCGAACAGCACGCTCTTCGACCCCGAGGTCATCGGCGGAGCGCTCCGGTATCTGCTGCCGCCCAAACGCCTCGCGGAGGTCGGCGACTTCCAGGACCTGCCGATCTGGCGACGCCTCGTGATCGACACGGCGGCCGCGATGCTCGCCGAGCTCGGCGGGACCCTGGTGGTCCCCATGACGCTGCTGCGCCAGGAGTACCGCGACGAGATCTTCGGCGGCCTGGCCGCCCGCAGGATTCCGGTCAGCCACATCCTGCTCGCTCCGGCCGAAACGATACTGCGGGAGCGGATAGCGGGCCGTGAGGTTCCACCGGACGCGCCCGACGGCGAGCTGCGAATACGCCAGTGGTCCTTCGACCACATCGAGCCGTACCGCGCCGCCCTCGCCTCCTGGCTCACCGCCGACGCCCACCCGGTCGACACCAGCGACCTCACGCCCCACGAGACCGCCGCCCGGATAGCCGAGGCCGTCAACAGCGGATCCGTGCCCGTCTGCGACATCGTGCAGACGCCCGAGCCCACCGCCGAGACACTCGCCGCCGGAGTGCTCCTCTTCGACGAACAGGACCGGGTGCTGCTCGTCGACCCCACCTACAAGGCCGGCTGGGAGTTCCCCGGTGGGGTCGTCGAACCCGGTGAGGCGCCCGCCCGCGCCGGTGTGCGGGAGGTCGCCGAGGAGACCGGCATCCACCTCGACGAGGTACCGAGCCTGCTCGTCGTCGACTGGGAGCGTCCCTCGCCCCCCGGGTTCGGAGGACTGCGGCTGCTCTTCGACGGCGGCCGCCTCGACTCCGCGGAGGCCGGACGGCTGCTGCTGCCCGGGCCGGAGCTGCGCGACTGGCGGTTCGTCACCGAGGAGGAGGCCGCCGACCTGCTCCCGCCGGTGCGCTACGAGCGGCTGCGCTGGGCCCTGAGGGCACGCGAACGCGGAGCGGCGTTCTATCTGGAAGCCGGTGTGCCGGTCGGCTGACGTCGAGCTCTCCGCTCGTGCCCTTTACCCGGCGCGGGGGATTCCGAGGGAAAAGCAAAAGGAAACGTCCGAGGGGCCACTGCCAATCGCTGCCCAAGGAATCTCCCGCACTCCCTCACGCGGCGGGTAATCACATTCCCATTGCTCGTCAACACTTTTCCATGACCGCAAACAATCCCTTTTCTGGCCCCTGCGCGGCTTGACCGGACTCGCACGTCGTTGCGAAAGTCCGCAGAGTCTCACGGCGGCGCTTACGACCGCCACTCAATTTCCTTGCCTCAGGGGCAGATCCGGGATGTCCGTACGATGACCACGCAACACCAGCCGGCCGACGCCGGCGGCGGCACCGCGCTGCTGACCGAGCCGTCGACGCAGGACCTCCGCCCCGCCGACACGGTCGTCGCCGGCCGCTCACCGGCTCGCATGGCCTGGAAGCGGATCCGGCGGGACAAGGTCACCATGGCCGCCCTGGTGGCCACCCTCCTGTTCATCGCGATCGCGCTGCTCGCGCCGGTCCTCACCGCGCTGACCAGCTGGGGACCGATCACCCCCGACAACAAGGCGATCAACCCCGACACGGGCAACTTCCCCTACGGATCCCTGGGCGGCATCAGCGCCCAGCACCTCCTCGGCGTCGAACCCGGCACCGGCTACGACCTGTTCGCCCGCATCGTCTACGGCCTGCGCACCTCCCTCTACGTGGGTTTCGCCTCGGCCGTGCTGTCCACCGCGGTCGGTGTCGTGGCAGGGCTCGCGGCCGGCTACTTCGGCGGCTGGGTCGACTCCCTGCTGTCCCGGGTCATGGACGTGATGCTGGCGTTCCCGCAGCTGCTGTTCATCATCGCGCTCACCCCGGTGATCCAGAACGCCCTCCAGACCAACAGCCACGGCGGTACCGACGAGAACCTCCGGCTGCTCGTCCTGGTCCTCAACATCGCCGTCTTCGCCTGGGCGTACACCGCCCGTCTGGTGCGCGGCCAGGTGCTGTCCCTGCGCGAACGGGAGTTCGTCGACGCCGCGCGGCTGATGAGCGCCGGCCGGCGGCACATCCTCTTCCGGCAGCTGTTGCCCAACCTGTGGGCGCCGATCCTGATCTCCTTCGCCCTCGCCGTCCCGCAGAACATCACCACCGAGGCGGCCCTGTCGTACCTGGGCGTCGGCGTCATCCCGCCCAACCCCGACTGGGGAGCGCTGCTGTCGGACGCCTCCCAGTTCTTCCTCCAGGACCCCATGTACCTCTTCGTGCCCGGCGTCCTGCTCTTCCTCCTGGTCCTGGCGCTCAACCTGCTCGGTGACGGGGTCCGGGACGCCCTGGACCCCCGCGCCCGGCGCGGCTGACAAGCCACCCCTTCCCGAGTGTCGGCCCGGCGGCCCCACGAACGGCCGCCGAGCCCGTAGCAAGAAACGGAGTTTCCTCAATGACGCGCAGCACGCGCAGATCGCGCACGGTCGCTCTCACGGCAACCGCCGTGGTCATCGCCCTGGGGGCCACCGCATGCGGGGGTTCCTCCAGCAACACCGGCAGCGGCTCCCCGTCGAAGGGCGGCACGCTGACGATCCTCGACGACGCCGACTTCAACCACATCGACCCTCAGCGGACGTACACCACCGAGGGTTCGAGCATGGACTACGAGCTCGTCCGCACCCTCACCGGATGGGACGAGACGGGGTCCCAGCCCAAGCTGGTCGGCGACCTGGCGACCGACACCGGAACACCCACCAAGGGCGCGACGGTGTGGACCTTCCACCTGCGTCACGGGGTCAAGTGGCAGGACGGCTCCGAAGTCACCGCCCAGGACGTCAAGTACGGCGTCGAGCGGGCCTTCTCCCCGGACATCAACGGCGGTCCGCCGTACGCCAGTCAGTGGCTGGTCGGCGGCGACTCCTACAAGGGCCCGTACCAGGGCAAGCAGCTGGCCTCGATCCAGACGCCGGACAAGTACACCCTCGTCTTCCACCTCAACCAGCCGGTCGCCGACTTCAACGAGACGACGGCCATGACCGGGTGGTCGGCGGTGCCCAAGGCCCACGACACGGGTGCCACGTACGACACGCATGTCTGGTCCGACGGGCCCTACATGATCAAGTCGTACACCAAGAACAAGGAAATGGTCCTCGTCCGGAACAAGAACTGGAGCCAGGCGACCGACCCGATCCGCCAGCAGAACCTCGACGAGATCGACGCGAAGTTCGGGCAGGACCAGGCCGCCATCGACCAGCAGATCAAGTCCGACGGCGGCTCCGCCCAGACCGCGATCACGCAGACCCCGATCGCCGGCTCCGACCTGACGACGATGGCGGGCGACCCGTCGCTCAAGTCGCGCTACTACAAGATCCCGGCCCCGGGCATCAACTACATGGCGATCAACATGAACCGGGTCAAGGACATCAAGGTCCGCGAGGCGATCGAGTACGCCGTCGACAAGACCACCGTGCGCGGTGCCTTCGGCGGTTCGGCCTACGGCAACTACGCCACCACGATGCTCGCCCCCGGCATCGACGGCCACAAGGACTTCAACCTCTACAGCAGCAACCCCGCCGGTGACCTCACCAAGGCCAAGGCCCTGATGAAGCAGGCCGGCAACCCGAAGCCGACGATGTCGCTCGCGGTGGAGAACATCCCCACGCACGAGCACTTCGCCGACGCTGTGAAGACCGCGCTCGCGAAGATCGGCATCACGGTGAACATCACCCCCATCGACAAGAACAACTACTTCAGCACCGTCGACAACGTGAAGAACCAGTACGACCTGACCTGGGGCGACTGGATCGCGGACTGGCCCAACGCCTCCACCGTGCTGCCCACCCTCTTCGACGGTCGGCAGATCAAGAAGCTCCCGCAGTCCAACAACGACCTCTCGTACCTGAACGACCCGAAGGTCAACGCGCAGATCGACAAGATCGGCAAGATGACCGACATCAAGCAGCGCAACGCCGCCTACGGGGACCTGGACGAGCAGATCCTGAAGGACGCCGCCGTGGTCCCGCTGATGTACATGAACTTCAGCGAGGTGAGCGGCTCGAAGGTCGGCGGTGTCATCGACGACTCGATCATGGCCGAACCCAGCCTGGTGCACGCCTACATCAAGCAGTGACGCATCCCCTCTGAACCCCGCCGGCGGCAAGGGCCGCCGGCGGGCATCCCCCTCACGTCAGGTCCCGGCACCCCATGTTTCGTTACCTCATCAGACGCCTGCTGGCAGCAGCCGTGATCATGCTGGTGATCACCACGATCACCTTCTTCATCTTCTTCGCGCTGCCGTCCAACCCCGCCCTCCTGGCCTGCGGAAAGACCTGCTCGCCCTCCCGTCTCGCGGAGATCAAACACTCGCTGGGCCTGGACCAGAGCTACCTGACGCAGTACTGGGAGTTCGTCAAGGGGCTGGTCGTGGGCCGTGACTACGGCGACCAGAGCGTCCGCATCCACTGCGGCGCGCCCTGCCTCGGCATCTCCTTCCAGACCGACACCCCCGTCCTGACCACCCTGCTCCAGGACTTCCCGGCGGACCTGTCCCTCGGACTCGGCGCCGCGGTGGCCTTCCTGGTCCTGGGCGTCGGCCTCGGCACCGCGGCAGCGGTCCGCAGGGGCCGGGCCGCCGACAAGGCGGCGGTGGGACTCGCCCTGTTCGGCGTGTCGGTGCAGATCTACTTCATCGGTCTGCTCCTGCTCTACCTCTTCGTCGACAAGTTCCAGATCCTGCCGACCTCCGGATACACGCCGATCACCCAGAACCCGGCCGCCTGGTTCCAGGGCCTGATCCTGCCGTGGACCACCCTGGTCATCGTCTACCTCGCGATGTACACCCGGCTCACCCGCTCCTCCATGCTGGAGGTCTTCGCCGAGGACTACATGCGCACCGCCCGCGCCAAGGGCCTGCCGGCCGCCACCGTCGTCCTCAAGCACGGACTGCGGGCCGCCATCACCCCGATCATCACCATCTTCGGCATGGACGTCGGCTCCCTGATCGGCGGCTCCGCGGTCATCACCGAGTCGGTGTTCGGCATCAACGGCATCGGCAAGCTCGCGGTCGACTCCGTCCAGAACTCCGACCTGCCCGTCATCCTCGGCACCACGCTCTTCGCCGCGACGTTCGTCGTCCTCGCCAACGTGGTCGTCGACCTGGTGTACGGGCTCGTCGACCCGCGCGTGCGCCTCGCCTGAGACCCTCTTTCGTCCTTAGGAACACCCGTGTCCGTTCAGACCTCACCGCAGCCCGCGGACGTCACACCCGCGCCCGCGCCCTTCCTCGACGTACGCGACCTGAGGGTGCACTTCCCGACCGAGGACGGCCTCGTCAAGTCCGTCGACGGCGTCTCCTTCACCCTGGAGAAGGGCAGGACCCTCGGCATCGTCGGCGAGTCCGGCTCCGGCAAGTCGGTGACCTCGCTGGCCCTGCTCGGACTGCACAAGGGCACCCGCGCCCGGGTCTCCGGCGAGATCTGGCTGGAGGGCAGGGAACTCGTCGCGCTGCCCGAGGCCCAGATGCGCGAACTGCGCGGCCGCACGGTCTCCATGATCTTCCAGGACCCGCTCTCCGCGCTGCACCCCTTCTTCACCGTCGGCTCCCAGATCGCCGAGGCCTACCGCGTGCACCACAAGGTCTCCAAGAAGGAGGCCAAGGACCGCGCGGTGGAGATGCTGAAGAGGGTCGGCATCCCGCAGCCCGAACGCCGGGTCAGGGACTACCCGCACCAGTTCTCCGGCGGCATGCGCCAGCGCGCCATGATCGCCATGTCCCTGGTCTGCGACCCCGCCCTGCTCATCGCCGACGAGCCCACCACCGCCCTGGACGTCACCGTCCAGGCGCAGATCCTGGACCTGATCCGCGATCTGCAGGAGGAGTTCGGCTCCGCCGTCGTCATCATCACGCACGACCTCGGCGTGGTCTCCGACGTCGCCGACGACATCCTGGTCATGTACGGCGGCCGCCGGATCGAGTACGGCACCACCCGCGAGGTCCTCAAGCAGCCCGAGCACCCCTACACCTGGGGCCTGTTGCAGTCGATGCCGCACCTCACCGGCGACGTCGGCGAACGGCTGAACCCGATCCCCGGCACCCCGCCGAGCCTGATCAACCTGCCGGACGGCTGCTCCTTCCACCCCCGCTGCGCCTACAAGGGCTGGGCCCCGGAGGGACGTTGCACCGTGGAACGGCCCGAGCTGCGCCTCGTCTCCGGCACCGGAGGGCACCTCGCCGCGTGCCATCTCACCGACGAGGCCAAGCAGGAGATCCGCGGCGGGACCGGCCCGGACGACCGCGGCGCCGACGCCGCACGGGCCGCGCAGTGACGGCGGCGGACGAAAGGGAGCATGACGTGAGCACCACCCAGCCCCTCACCGGGCAGACCACCGACCGCCCCACCGGGGAGAACCTCCTCGAAGTGCGCGGTCTGCAGAAGCACTTCCCCCTCCGGCAGGGCATCATCTTCCAGCGGCAGATCGGAGCCGTACGAGCCGTCGACGGCATCGACTTCTCGGTCGGGCCCGCCGAGTCGCTGGGCCTGGTCGGCGAGTCCGGCTGCGGCAAGTCCACCACCGGCCGTCTCATCACCCGGCTGCTGGAACCCACCGGTGGCTCCATCGTGTTCGACGGCGAGGACATCACCCACCGGCCCGCCGCGCGGATGCTTCAGGCTCGCCGCAACCTCCAGATGATCTTCCAGGACCCGTACTCCTCGCTGAACCCCCGGCACACCGTCGGCACCATCATCGAGACGCCGATGCGGCTCAACGGCATCAACCCGCCCCAGGGCCACAAGCGGCGCGCCCAGGAACTCCTGGAGACGGTGGGACTCAACCCCGAGCACTACAACCGCTACCCGAACGAGTTCTCCGGCGGGCAGCGCCAGCGCATCGGCATCGCCCGCGCCCTCGCCCTGCGGCCCAAGCTGATCGTGGCCGACGAACCCGTCTCAGCGCTGGACGTCTCCATCCAGGCGCAGGTCGTCAACCTGCTCCAGGACCTCCAGCGGGAGTTCGGCATCGCCTTCGTCTTCATCGCCCACGACCTCGCCGTCGTACGGCACTTCTCCGAACGCGTCGCCGTGATGTACCTCGGCAAGATCGTCGAGGTGGCCGATCGGGAGTCGCTCTACACCCGGCCACGGCACCCCTACACGCACGCGCTGCTGTCCGCCGTGCCCGAGGCCGACCCGGACGCCACGCAGCGCCGCGAGCGCATCAGGCTGGCCGGCGACGTGCCCTCGCCGATCGACCCGCCGTCCGGCTGCCGCTTCCGCACCCGCTGCTGGAAGGCCCAGGACAAGTGCGCCACCGAGGAACCGCGACTGGTCAGCGCCGAGGGCAGCCCCGCGGGCCATCTGACCGCCTGCCACTTCCCCGAGGAGCCGACCGTC from Streptomyces chartreusis NRRL 3882 harbors:
- a CDS encoding ABC transporter ATP-binding protein, whose amino-acid sequence is MSVQTSPQPADVTPAPAPFLDVRDLRVHFPTEDGLVKSVDGVSFTLEKGRTLGIVGESGSGKSVTSLALLGLHKGTRARVSGEIWLEGRELVALPEAQMRELRGRTVSMIFQDPLSALHPFFTVGSQIAEAYRVHHKVSKKEAKDRAVEMLKRVGIPQPERRVRDYPHQFSGGMRQRAMIAMSLVCDPALLIADEPTTALDVTVQAQILDLIRDLQEEFGSAVVIITHDLGVVSDVADDILVMYGGRRIEYGTTREVLKQPEHPYTWGLLQSMPHLTGDVGERLNPIPGTPPSLINLPDGCSFHPRCAYKGWAPEGRCTVERPELRLVSGTGGHLAACHLTDEAKQEIRGGTGPDDRGADAARAAQ
- a CDS encoding ABC transporter substrate-binding protein, translated to MTRSTRRSRTVALTATAVVIALGATACGGSSSNTGSGSPSKGGTLTILDDADFNHIDPQRTYTTEGSSMDYELVRTLTGWDETGSQPKLVGDLATDTGTPTKGATVWTFHLRHGVKWQDGSEVTAQDVKYGVERAFSPDINGGPPYASQWLVGGDSYKGPYQGKQLASIQTPDKYTLVFHLNQPVADFNETTAMTGWSAVPKAHDTGATYDTHVWSDGPYMIKSYTKNKEMVLVRNKNWSQATDPIRQQNLDEIDAKFGQDQAAIDQQIKSDGGSAQTAITQTPIAGSDLTTMAGDPSLKSRYYKIPAPGINYMAINMNRVKDIKVREAIEYAVDKTTVRGAFGGSAYGNYATTMLAPGIDGHKDFNLYSSNPAGDLTKAKALMKQAGNPKPTMSLAVENIPTHEHFADAVKTALAKIGITVNITPIDKNNYFSTVDNVKNQYDLTWGDWIADWPNASTVLPTLFDGRQIKKLPQSNNDLSYLNDPKVNAQIDKIGKMTDIKQRNAAYGDLDEQILKDAAVVPLMYMNFSEVSGSKVGGVIDDSIMAEPSLVHAYIKQ
- a CDS encoding ABC transporter permease translates to MFRYLIRRLLAAAVIMLVITTITFFIFFALPSNPALLACGKTCSPSRLAEIKHSLGLDQSYLTQYWEFVKGLVVGRDYGDQSVRIHCGAPCLGISFQTDTPVLTTLLQDFPADLSLGLGAAVAFLVLGVGLGTAAAVRRGRAADKAAVGLALFGVSVQIYFIGLLLLYLFVDKFQILPTSGYTPITQNPAAWFQGLILPWTTLVIVYLAMYTRLTRSSMLEVFAEDYMRTARAKGLPAATVVLKHGLRAAITPIITIFGMDVGSLIGGSAVITESVFGINGIGKLAVDSVQNSDLPVILGTTLFAATFVVLANVVVDLVYGLVDPRVRLA
- a CDS encoding ABC transporter ATP-binding protein, with the protein product MSTTQPLTGQTTDRPTGENLLEVRGLQKHFPLRQGIIFQRQIGAVRAVDGIDFSVGPAESLGLVGESGCGKSTTGRLITRLLEPTGGSIVFDGEDITHRPAARMLQARRNLQMIFQDPYSSLNPRHTVGTIIETPMRLNGINPPQGHKRRAQELLETVGLNPEHYNRYPNEFSGGQRQRIGIARALALRPKLIVADEPVSALDVSIQAQVVNLLQDLQREFGIAFVFIAHDLAVVRHFSERVAVMYLGKIVEVADRESLYTRPRHPYTHALLSAVPEADPDATQRRERIRLAGDVPSPIDPPSGCRFRTRCWKAQDKCATEEPRLVSAEGSPAGHLTACHFPEEPTVAAREEDIVLDPALG